From the genome of Phycodurus eques isolate BA_2022a chromosome 22, UOR_Pequ_1.1, whole genome shotgun sequence, one region includes:
- the sema3c gene encoding semaphorin-3C has translation MGRPDVPAKPPAAWAAPPLLLLLVVTLFSEGARGLPQPLPRVFLSFDELLSAASLEHYTLSDKPKDYRILHVDEDQDRMYVGCKDHVLSMDINNITHGAQKVFWPASTSKIEECQMAGKDPTHGCGNFIRVVQPYNRTHLFMCGSGAYSPVCVYVNRGRRPEEQIFHIDSRSESGKGRCSFNPRVNTVSLMLNQELFSAMYIDFMGTDAAIFRSLTKRNAVRTDQHNSKWLSEPIFVDAHLIPDGSDPDDAKLYFFFRERLTDNSGNTRNIHTMVARICPSDIGGQRSLVNKWTTFLKARMVCSVLEEDGTETHFDELESVFLLESEHPKGLLVFGVFTSTSSVFKGSAVCVYNMADILTVFNGPFAHRDGPNFQWVAFQGRIPFPRPGTCPGGAFTPDIHTTKEFPDDVVNFVRNHPVMFNPIYPAGRKPLVVRTGADYRYTAAAVDQVAAADGNYQVLFLGTDRGSVQKVIALPTNQSLHQDLILEELEVFKNQAPVTNLRISSKKQQLYVSSELGVSQVSLHRCHAYGSACADCCLARDPYCAWDGLSCSRFYPSGKRRSRRQDVMHGNPLTQCRGFNLKAYRNAAEMTQYGVRNNTTFLECLPKPPQASIRWLIHRDGDRRKEVKLSERVLSTEHGLLIRSAQPSDQGLYYCLTTENGFKRTVAKIHLRVLSAAAAGASTARGRSAWPWSARPEAPGPAESLAVQRYCKERKERKELQERQKTVSHPPPGPLRGDLAKLEPLLDRKKSRNRRNRLSEE, from the exons ATGGGCCGGCCAGATGTACCGGCCAAGCCACCGGCGGCGTGGGCCGCGCcgcctcttctcctcctccttgtcgTGACCCTCTTCTCCGAGGGCGCCCGCGGCCTTCCTCAGCCGCTGCCCCGAGTCTTCCTCTCCTTTGACG AGCTGCTGAGCGCCGCCTCGCTGGAGCACTACACGCTGTCGGACAAGCCCAAGGACTACCGCATCCTGCATGTGGACGAGGACCAAGACCGGATGTACGTGGGCTGCAAGGACCACGTGCTCTCCATGGACATCAACAACATCACGCACGGCGCGCAAAAG GTGTTTTGGCCCGCATCGACAAGCAAGATTGAGGAATGTCAAATGGCGGGAAAAGACCCCACG cACGGGTGCGGCAACTTCATCCGGGTGGTGCAGCCGTACAACCGAACGCACCTCTTCATGTGCGGCAGCGGCGCCTACAGCCCCGTGTGCGTCTACGTCAACAGGGGGCGCCGGCCCGAG GAACAAATATTTCACATTGACTCAAGGTCTGAGTCGGGAAAAGGGAGGTGCTCCTTCAACCCGCGGGTCAACACGGTGTCCCTCATGCTCA atCAAGAGCTGTTCTCCGCCATGTACATCGACTTCATGGGCACGGACGCGGCCATCTTCCGCAGCCTGACCAAGAGGAACGCCGTGCGCACCGACCAGCACAATTCCAAGTGGCTCAGCG AGCCCATCTTCGTGGACGCTCACCTGATCCCGGACGGGTCGGACCCGGACGACGCCAAACTGTACTTCTTCTTCCGCGAGAGGCTGACAGACAACAGCGGCAACACCAGGAACATCCACACCATGGTGGCACGCATCTGTCCA AGCGACATCGGAGGGCAGCGGAGTCTGGTCAACAAGTGGACCACCTTCCTCAAGGCGAGGATGGTGTGCTCCGTTCTGGAGGAGGACGGCACCGAGACGCACTTTGACGAGCTCG AAAGTGTGTTTTTGCTGGAAAGCGAGCATCCCAAAGGCTTGCTGGTGTTCGGAGTCTTCACGTCCACAAG ttCGGTCTTCAAAGGCTCAGCGGTGTGCGTGTACAACATGGCCGACATCCTCACCGTCTTCAACGGGCCCTTCGCGCACCGAGACGGGCCCAACTTCCAGTGGGTGGCCTTCCAGGGACGCATCCCGTTCCCCAGGCCCGGAACG TGCCCCGGTGGAGCCTTCACTCCGGACATCCACACCACCAAAGAGTTCCCGGACGACGTGGTCAACTTCGTGCGCAACCACCCGGTCATGTTCAACCCCATCTACCCGGCGGGCAGGAAACCTCTGGTGGTCCGAACCGGCGCCGACTACAGATacacggcggcggcggtggacCAGGTGGCGGCTGCCGACGGAAATTACCAAGTCCTCTTCCTGGGAACCG ACAGAGGAAGCGTCCAGAAGGTGATCGCCCTGCCCACCAATCAGTCCCTGCATCAAGATCTCATCCTGGAGGAGCTGGAAGTCTTTAAG AACCAAGCTCCGGTGACCAACTTGAGAATCTCCTCCAAAAAA CAACAACTGTACGTGAGCTCGGAGCTGGGCGTGTCGCAGGTGTCGCTGCACCGCTGCCACGCGTACGGTTCGGCCTGCGCCGACTGCTGCCTGGCCCGAGATCCCTACTGCGCCTGGGACGGACTCAGCTGCTCGCGCTTCTACCCCAGCGGCAAACG gaggagcaggaggcagGACGTGATGCATGGAAATCCTCTCACTCAGTGCAGAGGATTCAACCTGAAAG CCTACAGGAACGCGGCGGAGATGACGCAATACGGCGTGAGGAACAACACCACCTtcctggagtgcctgcccaagCCGCCGCAGGCGTCCATCCGCTGGCTCATCCACAGGGACGGCGACAGGCGCAAGGAG GTGAAGCTGAGCGAGCGCGTGCTATCCACGGAGCACGGGCTGCTCATCCGCTCGGCCCAGCCGTCCGACCAGGGCCTCTACTACTGCCTGACCACCGAGAACGGCTTCAAGCGCACCGTGGCCAAGATCCACCTGCGGGTGCtgagcgccgccgccgccggagCGTCGACCGCAAGGGGGCGCTCGGCGTGGCCGTGGTCGGCGCGGCCGGAGGCCCCGGGCCCGGCCGAGAGCCTGGCCGTGCAGCGGTACTGCAAGGAGAGGAAGGAAAGGAAGGAGCTCCAGGAGCGGCAGAAGACCGTTTCGCACCCGCCGCCGGGGCCTCTCAGGGGGGACTTAGCCAAGCTCGAGCCCCTGCTGGATCGCAAGAAGAGCCGCAACCGGCGGAATCGGCTCTCCGAGGAATAA
- the gnai1 gene encoding guanine nucleotide-binding protein G(i) subunit alpha-1: MGCTLSTEDKAAVERSKMIDRNLRDDGEKAAREVKLLLLGAGESGKSTIVKQMKIIHEAGYSEEECKQYKAVVYSNTIQSIIAIIRAMGRLKIDFGDAARADDARQLFALAGSAEEGFMTAELAGVIKRLWRDGGVQACFGRSREYQLNDSAAYYLNDLERISQGAYIPTQQDVLRTRVKTTGIVETHFTFKDLHFKMFDVGGQRSERKKWIHCFEGVTAIIFCVALSDYDLVLAEDEEMNRMHESMKLFDSICNNKWFTDTSIILFLNKKDLFEEKIKKSPLTICYPEYAGSNTYEEAAAYIQCQFEDLNKRKDTKEIYTHFTCATDTKNVQFVFDAVTDVIIKNNLKDCGLF, from the exons ATGGGCTGCACGCTGAGCACGGAGGACAAGGCGGCGGTGGAGCGGAGCAAAATGATCGACAGGAACCTGAGGGACGACGGCGAGAAGGCGGCCCGCGAGGTCAAGCTGCTGCTGCTCG GTGCCGGCGAGTCGGGCAAGAGCACCATCGTCAAGCAGATGAA GATCATCCACGAGGCGGGCTACTCGGAAGAGGAGTGCAAACAGTACAAGGCGGTGGTCTACAGCAACACCATCCAGTCCATCATCGCCATCATCAGAGCCATGGGCCGCCTCAAGATCGACTTTGGCGACGCCGCCAGAGCC GACGACGCGCGGCAGCTGTTCGCGCTGGCGGGCTCGGCCGAGGAGGGCTTCATGACCGCCGAGCTGGCCGGCGTCATCAAGCGGCTGTGGCGGGACGGCGGCGTCCAGGCCTGCTTCGGACGCTCCCGCGAGTACCAGCTCAACGACTCGGCCGCGTA CTACCTGAACGACCTGGAGCGGATATCGCAAGGCGCGTACATCCCCACGCAGCAGGACGTGCTGAGGACCCGCGTCAAGACCACCGGCATCGTGGAGACGCACTTCACCTTCAAAGATTTGCACTTCAA GATGTTCGACGTGGGCGGTCAGCGGTCGGAGCGCAAAAAGTGGATCCACTGCTTCGAGGGCGTGACTGCCATCATCTTCTGCGTGGCGCTCAGCGACTACGACCTGGTGCTGGCCGAGGACGAGGAGATG AACCGAATGCACGAGAGCATGAAGCTCTTCGACAGCATCTGCAACAACAAGTGGTTCACCGACACGTCCATTATCCTCTTCCTCAACAAGAAGGACCTGTTTGAGGAGAAGATCAAGAAGAGTCCGCTCACCATCTGCTACCCGGAATATGCAG GCTCCAACACGTACGAGGAGGCGGCGGCCTACATCCAGTGTCAGTTCGAGGACCTGAACAAGCGCAAGGACACCAAGGAGATCTACACGCACTTCACCTGCGCCACCGACACCAAGAACGTGCAGTTTGTCTTCGACGCCGTCACCGACGTCATCATCAAGAACAACCTGAAAGACTGCGGCCTCTTCTGA
- the cd36 gene encoding platelet glycoprotein 4 isoform X1 produces MGCCNRRCGLIAGAVIGAATALLGGILIPVGNGLIKDTVLQKAVIAPGTPAYENWLSPGGAVYRQFWFFDVQNAREVIEKGVAPVVVEKGPYTYLTRYLPKAHITFNPNDTVSYLLPQGAVFEPSLSAGPEQDNVTSLNLAVAGAYSMIPKGLHPLLETMIKGSKSSLFQHRSVRELLWGYKDPMLKSTVGLFAPYNGTFDGYYNIYSGKGDISQVGMIDKWRGSRSLSFWDDKYCNMINGTDGSNFAPFVDATKPLFFFSSDICRSVSASCERSTVLKEIPVYRFALLASTLASPADNPDNHCYCRDPKTTKNCTIAGVLDISSCQDGQSGRSGEFSFARFSSVRFFFAGQPIYISLPHFLYGSPSLQEAIRGLDPNEEHHKTYLDVEPITGITLGFAKRIQVNMMYGPSNVITVLKKVNESTIFPLVWMNETAELDDESAGLLKVELVDRIKMLDVVQKVLLGSGLAVFALCLLLYTAVRCSDDKSQSV; encoded by the exons ATGGGCTGCTGTAACAGAAGGTGCGGGCTCATCGCCGGAGCCGTCATCGGGGCGGCGACGGCCCTGCTGGGAGGCATCCTGATCCCGGTCGGGAACGGTCTCATCAAGGACACCGTCTTGCAG AAAGCCGTCATCGCTCCCGGGACGCCGGCGTACGAGAACTGGTTGTCCCCGGGGGGAGCGGTCTACAGACAGTTCTGGTTCTTCGATGTGCAAAACGCCAGGGAGGTGATAGAGAAAGGTGTCGCGCCGGTGGTCGTGGAGAAGGGACCTTACACCTACTT GACCAGATACTTGCCCAAAGCGCACATCACCTTCAACCCCAACGACACCGTCTCCTACCTGCTCCCGCAAGGCGCCGTCTTTGAGCCGTCCTTGTCGGCGGGACCGGAACAGGACAACGTCACCTCTCTGAACTTGGCCGTGGCG GGGGCGTACTCGATGATTCCCAAAGGTCTGCATCCCCTCCTGGAGACCATGATCAAGGGCAGCAAGTCATCCTTGTTTCAGCACCGCAGCGTCAGGGAGCTGCTGTGGGGGTACAAGGACCCCATGTTGAAATCCACCGTGGGCCTTTTTGCACCG TACAACGGCACTTTTGACGGCTACTACAACATCTACAGCGGCAAGGGCGACATCAGCCAAGTGGGCATGATCGACAAGTGGCGAGGATCCAG gagtctGAGCTTCTGGGACGACAAGTACTGTAACATGATCAACGGGACAG ATGGTTCTAACTTTGCTCCCTTTGTGGACGCAACAAAgcccctcttcttcttttcctcggACATCTGCAG GTCGGTGTCAGCCAGCTGCGAGCGGTCCACGGTCCTGAAGGAGATCCCGGTGTACCGTTTCGCACTCCTGGCGTCCACCCTCGCCTCGCCGGCGGACAACCCCGACAACCACTGTTACTGCCGGGATCCCAAGACCACCAAGAACTGCACCATAGCGGGAGTGCTGGACATCAGCTCCTGTCAAGACGGTCAGTCGGGAAGGTCAGGGGAGTTTTCTTTCGCCAGGTTCTCATCCGTTCGGTTTTTCTTCGCAGGACAACCCATCTACATCTCCTTGCCGCACTTCCTTTATGGTAGTCCGTCCCTGCAGGAGGCCATAAGGGGGCTCGACCCCAACGAGGAGCATCATAAGACCTACCTGGATGTGGAACCT ATAACAGGAATTACCCTCGGGTTTGCGAAGAGAATCCAGGTGAACATGATGTACGGACCCTCCAACGTCATCAC gGTGCTGAAGAAAGTCAACGAGAGCACAATTTTCCCTCTGGTCTGGATGAACGAG ACGGCGGAACTGGACGACGAGTCTGCGGGTCTGCTCAAGGTGGAGCTGGTGGACCGGATCAAGATGCTAGACGTGGTCCAGAAAGTCCTGCTGGGCTCGGGCCTGGCCGTCTTCGCCCTCTGCCTGCTCCTGTACACCGCCGTCAGGTGCAGCGACGACAAGTCGCAGTCCGTCTGA
- the cd36 gene encoding platelet glycoprotein 4 isoform X2: MGCCNRRCGLIAGAVIGAATALLGGILIPVGNGLIKDTVLQKAVIAPGTPAYENWLSPGGAVYRQFWFFDVQNAREVIEKGVAPVVVEKGPYTYLTRYLPKAHITFNPNDTVSYLLPQGAVFEPSLSAGPEQDNVTSLNLAVAGAYSMIPKGLHPLLETMIKGSKSSLFQHRSVRELLWGYKDPMLKSTVGLFAPYNGTFDGYYNIYSGKGDISQVGMIDKWRGSRSLSFWDDKYCNMINGTDGSNFAPFVDATKPLFFFSSDICRSVSASCERSTVLKEIPVYRFALLASTLASPADNPDNHCYCRDPKTTKNCTIAGVLDISSCQDGQPIYISLPHFLYGSPSLQEAIRGLDPNEEHHKTYLDVEPITGITLGFAKRIQVNMMYGPSNVITVLKKVNESTIFPLVWMNETAELDDESAGLLKVELVDRIKMLDVVQKVLLGSGLAVFALCLLLYTAVRCSDDKSQSV; this comes from the exons ATGGGCTGCTGTAACAGAAGGTGCGGGCTCATCGCCGGAGCCGTCATCGGGGCGGCGACGGCCCTGCTGGGAGGCATCCTGATCCCGGTCGGGAACGGTCTCATCAAGGACACCGTCTTGCAG AAAGCCGTCATCGCTCCCGGGACGCCGGCGTACGAGAACTGGTTGTCCCCGGGGGGAGCGGTCTACAGACAGTTCTGGTTCTTCGATGTGCAAAACGCCAGGGAGGTGATAGAGAAAGGTGTCGCGCCGGTGGTCGTGGAGAAGGGACCTTACACCTACTT GACCAGATACTTGCCCAAAGCGCACATCACCTTCAACCCCAACGACACCGTCTCCTACCTGCTCCCGCAAGGCGCCGTCTTTGAGCCGTCCTTGTCGGCGGGACCGGAACAGGACAACGTCACCTCTCTGAACTTGGCCGTGGCG GGGGCGTACTCGATGATTCCCAAAGGTCTGCATCCCCTCCTGGAGACCATGATCAAGGGCAGCAAGTCATCCTTGTTTCAGCACCGCAGCGTCAGGGAGCTGCTGTGGGGGTACAAGGACCCCATGTTGAAATCCACCGTGGGCCTTTTTGCACCG TACAACGGCACTTTTGACGGCTACTACAACATCTACAGCGGCAAGGGCGACATCAGCCAAGTGGGCATGATCGACAAGTGGCGAGGATCCAG gagtctGAGCTTCTGGGACGACAAGTACTGTAACATGATCAACGGGACAG ATGGTTCTAACTTTGCTCCCTTTGTGGACGCAACAAAgcccctcttcttcttttcctcggACATCTGCAG GTCGGTGTCAGCCAGCTGCGAGCGGTCCACGGTCCTGAAGGAGATCCCGGTGTACCGTTTCGCACTCCTGGCGTCCACCCTCGCCTCGCCGGCGGACAACCCCGACAACCACTGTTACTGCCGGGATCCCAAGACCACCAAGAACTGCACCATAGCGGGAGTGCTGGACATCAGCTCCTGTCAAGACG GACAACCCATCTACATCTCCTTGCCGCACTTCCTTTATGGTAGTCCGTCCCTGCAGGAGGCCATAAGGGGGCTCGACCCCAACGAGGAGCATCATAAGACCTACCTGGATGTGGAACCT ATAACAGGAATTACCCTCGGGTTTGCGAAGAGAATCCAGGTGAACATGATGTACGGACCCTCCAACGTCATCAC gGTGCTGAAGAAAGTCAACGAGAGCACAATTTTCCCTCTGGTCTGGATGAACGAG ACGGCGGAACTGGACGACGAGTCTGCGGGTCTGCTCAAGGTGGAGCTGGTGGACCGGATCAAGATGCTAGACGTGGTCCAGAAAGTCCTGCTGGGCTCGGGCCTGGCCGTCTTCGCCCTCTGCCTGCTCCTGTACACCGCCGTCAGGTGCAGCGACGACAAGTCGCAGTCCGTCTGA